A window of the Candidatus Jettenia caeni genome harbors these coding sequences:
- a CDS encoding DNA gyrase subunit B, with translation MTSEKSNLAINQDTYDATSIKVLGGIEAVRKRPAMYIGDTTIKGLHHLVEEVVCNSVDEAVAGFCENIQVKINIDGSLAVVDDGRGIPVDVHKETNKSALEVVMTMLHAGGKFEHKSYKVSGGLHGVGVSVVNALSEWMEVEVKRDGHVYFQRYEKGEVKSKVEVRGVTKKRGTKVIFKPDPEIFEDRNFCFETIAKRLREYAFLNKGIKITLSDERTDKIETFKYEGGTKAFIKELNEGKEVIHKDIIYIEKEIDGTIIEVALQYNDSYSENVYSFANNINTVEGGTHLSGFRAALTRTLNNYAKNKGLLNEEKAPTGDDYREGLTAVVSIKLPDPQFEGQTKTKLGNREIQGLVEAVINEQLGIYCEETPSTAKAIINKGIEAARAREAARKARDLTRRKGALSSSSLPGKLADCSSRDFETSELFLVEGISAGGTAKQGRDRTFQAILPLKGVIINVEKARIDKMLGNEEIRTLISAMGTGIGADEFNLSNLRYAKIIIMTDADIDGAHIRTLLLTFFFRQMIELIEKGHIYIAQPPLYKVKKHKKQEYIYDDRELQKTLITLGAEETVMEMENGKKEKLDNSKLKKLLQLLIQIEEYVKTLRKKGISLDKFLKLRNKESGSFPLYKVSYRKGISYLYSEEELERFIKEKQQAEGKELEIVEENDTGEAKREREEGAIGVLEYHESKEIEKTVKMIENYVFSIDEYFGEGASEKPRYKLISDDTEIYAHSLNDVLSKIREIGRKGLEIQRYKGLGEMNAEELAETTMSINTRTLLKVKVEDAAKADAIFSTLAGKDVQRRKEFIEKHALEVKNLDI, from the coding sequence ATGACGTCGGAAAAAAGTAATTTAGCGATAAACCAAGACACGTATGATGCGACATCTATAAAAGTACTTGGGGGTATAGAAGCGGTTAGAAAAAGGCCTGCCATGTACATAGGTGATACTACAATCAAGGGATTGCATCATCTGGTAGAAGAGGTCGTTTGCAATAGTGTGGATGAAGCTGTTGCAGGCTTCTGCGAAAATATACAGGTGAAAATAAATATTGATGGAAGCCTGGCAGTTGTGGATGATGGCAGAGGTATTCCCGTTGATGTACATAAAGAGACAAATAAGTCTGCACTAGAAGTAGTTATGACGATGTTACACGCTGGAGGCAAGTTCGAACATAAGAGTTATAAGGTATCCGGCGGTTTGCATGGCGTTGGGGTGTCTGTTGTGAATGCCTTAAGCGAGTGGATGGAGGTCGAGGTAAAAAGGGATGGACATGTATATTTTCAACGCTATGAGAAAGGCGAAGTAAAGTCGAAAGTAGAGGTAAGAGGGGTTACTAAAAAAAGAGGCACGAAGGTTATTTTTAAGCCGGATCCTGAAATCTTTGAGGATAGAAACTTCTGCTTCGAGACGATAGCAAAAAGATTAAGAGAATATGCCTTCTTAAACAAAGGAATAAAGATAACCTTATCAGATGAAAGAACCGATAAAATTGAAACATTTAAATATGAAGGCGGGACAAAGGCGTTTATAAAAGAATTAAATGAAGGAAAAGAGGTAATCCACAAAGATATAATTTATATTGAAAAAGAAATAGATGGAACCATCATAGAAGTGGCCTTGCAATATAATGATAGCTATAGTGAGAACGTGTATTCTTTCGCAAATAATATCAATACGGTAGAAGGCGGCACTCACCTGAGTGGTTTTAGAGCAGCTCTTACAAGAACCCTGAATAACTACGCAAAGAATAAAGGGCTTTTGAATGAGGAGAAAGCGCCCACAGGCGATGACTATAGAGAAGGACTTACAGCGGTTGTAAGTATTAAGCTGCCTGACCCGCAATTTGAGGGACAGACAAAGACAAAACTCGGCAATCGTGAAATACAGGGTCTTGTAGAGGCAGTAATAAATGAGCAGCTTGGGATCTATTGCGAAGAGACACCATCGACAGCGAAAGCCATTATCAACAAGGGAATTGAAGCTGCCAGGGCAAGAGAAGCCGCCCGCAAAGCCAGAGATTTGACAAGGAGAAAAGGAGCATTAAGCAGCTCAAGCCTTCCTGGAAAATTAGCAGACTGTTCATCCCGGGATTTTGAGACCTCTGAACTGTTTCTCGTTGAAGGTATCTCTGCAGGTGGCACAGCAAAGCAGGGAAGAGACCGGACATTCCAGGCTATTCTGCCATTGAAAGGTGTTATTATAAACGTCGAAAAGGCCCGCATCGATAAGATGTTAGGCAATGAAGAAATTCGAACATTAATATCTGCCATGGGGACAGGCATAGGAGCGGACGAGTTTAATTTAAGTAATCTGCGGTATGCTAAGATAATTATTATGACGGATGCCGATATTGACGGGGCGCATATCAGGACGCTCCTGTTGACTTTTTTCTTCCGCCAAATGATAGAATTAATAGAAAAAGGACATATCTACATCGCTCAGCCACCTCTGTACAAAGTAAAAAAACATAAGAAGCAGGAATATATCTATGATGACAGGGAGCTGCAGAAGACCTTGATTACTCTGGGGGCTGAAGAAACTGTTATGGAGATGGAAAACGGGAAAAAAGAGAAATTGGATAATTCAAAGCTGAAGAAATTATTACAGCTCTTAATACAGATAGAAGAATATGTAAAAACCTTGAGAAAAAAGGGTATATCTCTGGATAAATTTTTAAAACTCAGGAACAAAGAGAGTGGAAGCTTCCCTTTATACAAAGTATCATACAGGAAGGGAATATCGTATCTTTATTCCGAAGAAGAGTTGGAAAGGTTTATAAAAGAAAAGCAGCAGGCAGAAGGGAAAGAGCTGGAGATTGTTGAAGAGAACGATACAGGAGAGGCAAAACGGGAAAGGGAAGAAGGAGCAATAGGTGTGCTGGAATATCACGAAAGCAAAGAAATTGAGAAAACAGTAAAGATGATAGAAAATTATGTCTTTTCAATAGACGAATACTTCGGAGAGGGCGCGAGCGAGAAACCCAGATACAAATTAATCTCAGATGATACGGAAATATATGCTCATTCTCTGAATGACGTCTTATCAAAAATACGGGAAATAGGAAGAAAAGGTTTGGAAATACAGCGTTACAAAGGCTTAGGCGAGATGAATGCAGAAGAACTTGCTGAAACAACGATGAGTATCAACACAAGGACATTATTGAAAGTAAAGGTAGAAGACGCTGCCAAAGCAGATGCTATTTTCAGTACCTTAGCAGGAAAAGATGTTCAGAGAAGAAAAGAGTTCATTGAAAAACATGCCTTAGAAGTTAAGAATTTGGATATTTAG
- a CDS encoding DNA polymerase III beta subunit, with protein MNLNFVGVDLYRGFNLVTSIVPSSTVKNVLQGVRLEVRDGKAELTSTDLEVLVRYTLPVKDYTGEGGIVLPAVRVNNILREWSGNDEISIVVEGSNCTIKSKGGYFKVVGEDFGQFPEIYANDIKGFIEIDGEVFADMVGKVAHAVSTVRARSTLCGIFIRIGKDDITMAAADGNRLSTVKRKVSNPDGIPMEGIVTVKCLTFLQRFTSECKGALKVGIGESQIRFKGESGEVISQLIDGQYPKYEEVIPKENDKRVEINRDELLSTVRMASFMTSEGYRVVKFVYRKDKLILLSKAMDIGETELEIAASYDGPELEISFNPDYVLDVLKVSDNDVVTMELKNASDAAIFKTGYEQLNVIMPVELK; from the coding sequence ATGAATTTAAATTTTGTTGGTGTTGATTTATACAGGGGTTTTAATCTGGTAACCAGTATAGTTCCGTCTTCAACTGTAAAAAATGTGTTGCAGGGAGTGAGATTAGAGGTTAGGGATGGGAAAGCGGAATTGACATCGACCGATCTGGAGGTGTTGGTCAGATACACATTGCCGGTAAAAGATTATACAGGTGAGGGCGGTATCGTTTTGCCAGCGGTCCGTGTTAATAATATTCTCAGAGAATGGTCTGGTAATGATGAGATATCCATAGTGGTAGAAGGGAGTAACTGTACAATAAAATCAAAGGGTGGATATTTTAAGGTAGTAGGAGAAGATTTTGGGCAATTTCCTGAAATTTACGCAAATGATATTAAGGGTTTTATTGAGATAGATGGTGAAGTTTTTGCTGATATGGTAGGAAAGGTTGCTCATGCAGTGTCAACGGTAAGGGCAAGAAGCACCCTTTGTGGTATTTTTATCAGAATAGGTAAAGATGATATTACTATGGCTGCAGCAGATGGAAATAGGTTGTCTACAGTAAAACGTAAAGTGAGCAATCCTGATGGAATCCCGATGGAGGGGATAGTTACCGTGAAATGTCTGACATTTTTACAGCGTTTCACGTCAGAATGTAAAGGGGCTTTAAAGGTTGGGATAGGCGAGTCGCAGATAAGATTTAAAGGTGAAAGCGGTGAGGTAATATCTCAACTGATAGATGGTCAATATCCAAAGTACGAAGAAGTTATTCCTAAAGAGAATGATAAGAGGGTTGAAATAAATAGAGATGAATTACTATCTACCGTAAGAATGGCATCGTTTATGACAAGTGAGGGGTACCGTGTTGTGAAATTTGTTTACCGGAAAGATAAGTTAATACTCCTGTCAAAGGCTATGGATATTGGAGAAACTGAACTAGAGATTGCTGCTAGCTATGACGGACCAGAGTTAGAGATAAGTTTCAATCCTGATTATGTTTTAGATGTCTTAAAGGTTTCTGATAATGATGTAGTTACTATGGAATTAAAAAACGCGAGTGATGCTGCAATATTTAAGACTGGCTATGAGCAGTTAAATGTTATTATGCCCGTTGAGTTAAAGTAG
- a CDS encoding chromosomal replication initiator protein DnaA, with amino-acid sequence MQDLGNIESRVILTHYTFLLVHMPNSFEQSDITLEISAKGGTISEIEKDFILKSMLSEIKKVVTAQQFDIWFSCLKIHTVTDNSITFIAPNDFIREWLYSNYTDLFSGAIYKVLNSLREVIFSTENEIYGRTLAFPYNENSTLSIAAVSEQYCAIPLNKYYSFENFVVGSCNRLAHAAAIAVSESPGHAYNPLFIHGMSGLGKTHLLHAINNVLLSKRTLKTLYLSCEHFVNHYISTIRSNSWDSFRRLYRNVDVLLIDDIHFFENSQGCREEFFHTFNALYNARKQIVITSDCPPESINSLEDRLVSRFKWGLLCGIDNPAIETRTAIVEKKAFLWGISLSHESALYLAENIPGNIRELEGAIARLSKESKITKNCITLDLVKKISREILGDKKTVNIEIVLKAVSNRFNVSVSQLQSKCRARNLTLPRQIAMYLSRKLTSMSLKEIGGYIGGRDHSTVIHADEKIVKMSKKDKNLLFILQKLESELQK; translated from the coding sequence TTGCAGGATTTAGGCAATATTGAATCAAGAGTAATTCTTACTCATTATACTTTCTTGCTTGTACACATGCCTAACAGTTTTGAACAATCTGATATAACACTGGAAATATCCGCCAAAGGGGGGACTATTTCTGAAATCGAGAAAGATTTCATACTGAAAAGTATGTTATCTGAGATAAAGAAGGTAGTTACTGCACAGCAGTTTGATATATGGTTTTCCTGTCTTAAGATACATACTGTTACAGATAACAGTATTACGTTTATTGCGCCGAATGATTTTATCAGGGAGTGGTTATATAGTAATTATACGGATTTATTTTCAGGCGCTATCTATAAAGTGCTGAATTCCCTGAGAGAAGTGATTTTTTCTACAGAAAATGAAATTTATGGGAGGACATTAGCCTTTCCTTATAATGAAAATTCTACTTTGTCAATTGCTGCTGTCTCTGAACAGTATTGCGCTATACCGCTCAATAAGTATTACAGTTTTGAGAATTTTGTTGTAGGATCGTGTAACAGGTTGGCACATGCGGCAGCTATTGCTGTCTCCGAATCCCCGGGGCATGCTTATAATCCCCTTTTTATACATGGGATGTCAGGTCTCGGTAAGACACATCTTTTGCATGCAATAAATAATGTGTTGCTGTCGAAGCGCACGTTAAAGACGCTTTACCTGTCTTGTGAACATTTTGTAAATCATTACATTTCTACGATACGTTCGAATAGCTGGGACTCGTTTAGAAGATTGTACAGGAACGTGGATGTGCTCTTAATTGATGATATACATTTTTTCGAGAATTCCCAGGGATGCAGGGAGGAATTTTTTCATACATTTAATGCGCTTTATAATGCGAGAAAGCAGATTGTTATTACGAGCGATTGTCCCCCGGAGTCTATAAACTCTTTAGAGGACAGACTTGTTTCCCGATTTAAATGGGGGCTTTTGTGCGGCATAGACAATCCGGCTATAGAAACACGAACTGCTATCGTTGAAAAAAAGGCGTTCTTGTGGGGTATCAGTTTATCTCATGAATCCGCCCTGTATCTTGCGGAAAATATACCTGGTAATATCAGAGAACTTGAGGGCGCAATAGCGAGACTTAGCAAGGAATCGAAGATAACAAAGAATTGTATTACGTTAGATCTGGTTAAAAAGATTTCCCGGGAAATATTAGGGGATAAGAAAACAGTTAATATTGAGATTGTTCTTAAGGCCGTTTCGAATAGATTTAATGTAAGTGTATCACAGCTTCAGTCTAAGTGTAGAGCAAGGAATCTTACGTTACCGCGTCAGATAGCAATGTATTTATCGAGAAAACTAACGAGTATGTCGTTAAAGGAGATTGGAGGATATATCGGCGGAAGGGATCATTCAACGGTAATTCATGCAGACGAGAAGATAGTAAAAATGTCGAAAAAGGATAAAAACCTCCTTTTTATCCTGCAAAAGCTGGAAAGTGAATTACAAAAGTGA
- a CDS encoding phosphate-selective porin produces MRNKWFQCGASLAAVFCVIHAGGMTRGIFAQDIVQTRETSESEVGDLERQLKQMEEALLVQQKMMKQMEALALSQQEQIKEMQNRIEHISEKPAPTTQEEIKEEVKQEVENYLASNGAREKLGLGLPGKYEPVNGYYLPDKEKASIGFQTRDGNYSLNVGFRMQTRLTYKDNDDDFEEPDKTDIDVRRARLCFGGNIYNKDVNYYVEIDGDSFEVNLRDYYVWWSPREELNIKTGYFKVPANRQWNSSGFKLLLQDRSIASDAFKQDRDYGLDIFGKPFDGHLEYHAAVFRGAGQNPSKALGKDENIDNELLYVFTTRYYPFGWYNSYNLATGWEETDLKYEENFKAVIGASVVYNGKERDRKLADTNSIIGNIDLGMRYRGFTWDSEYYIRENDPEDDGDSITSDGFYTQAGYFVLPKKLELAARYSMLDPDNDLPDDVQKEYSAGINYYLRGHRSKIQADIARFVTDTKDTDKNENRFRLQYQLIF; encoded by the coding sequence ATGCGAAATAAATGGTTTCAATGTGGCGCATCTCTGGCTGCGGTATTTTGCGTTATACATGCTGGCGGTATGACGCGGGGTATATTTGCTCAGGATATTGTACAGACCCGTGAGACTTCCGAAAGTGAAGTAGGTGATTTGGAAAGACAATTAAAACAAATGGAAGAAGCGCTTTTAGTACAGCAGAAAATGATGAAGCAGATGGAGGCATTAGCGTTAAGCCAACAAGAGCAAATCAAAGAAATGCAAAATCGTATCGAGCATATCAGTGAAAAACCTGCACCAACTACACAGGAAGAAATAAAAGAAGAAGTGAAACAGGAAGTAGAAAACTACCTCGCATCGAACGGGGCGCGGGAGAAATTGGGTTTGGGCTTACCTGGCAAATATGAACCTGTTAACGGCTATTATCTGCCCGACAAGGAAAAGGCCTCTATAGGTTTTCAAACAAGAGACGGAAACTATTCTTTAAACGTTGGGTTCAGAATGCAGACGCGATTGACCTATAAGGACAACGATGATGATTTTGAAGAACCTGATAAAACCGATATTGATGTGCGCAGGGCAAGGCTTTGTTTTGGCGGCAATATCTATAACAAGGATGTAAATTATTACGTGGAAATCGATGGAGACAGCTTTGAGGTAAATCTGAGGGATTATTATGTCTGGTGGTCGCCCCGCGAGGAATTAAATATAAAGACGGGTTATTTTAAGGTACCCGCCAACCGACAATGGAATTCATCAGGTTTTAAACTCTTGCTCCAGGATAGGTCCATTGCCAGCGATGCCTTTAAACAGGATCGTGATTATGGTCTGGATATTTTCGGAAAACCGTTTGATGGCCACCTGGAATACCATGCAGCAGTTTTTCGCGGCGCCGGCCAGAATCCCTCAAAGGCGCTGGGAAAGGATGAAAATATCGACAATGAACTCCTGTATGTATTTACCACACGATATTATCCCTTTGGATGGTACAACTCCTATAATTTAGCAACGGGTTGGGAGGAGACTGATCTGAAATACGAAGAGAATTTTAAGGCCGTAATTGGCGCATCGGTGGTCTATAATGGGAAGGAGAGAGACAGGAAGCTGGCGGATACCAATTCTATCATTGGTAATATTGATCTGGGTATGAGGTACCGGGGGTTTACCTGGGATAGTGAATATTACATAAGGGAAAATGACCCTGAAGACGATGGTGATTCAATAACTTCGGACGGTTTTTATACTCAGGCAGGATATTTTGTGTTGCCCAAAAAACTGGAACTGGCAGCCCGTTACTCTATGCTTGACCCTGACAACGATTTGCCAGATGATGTTCAAAAGGAGTATTCAGCTGGCATCAATTATTACCTCCGTGGCCATCGTTCAAAGATACAGGCGGATATAGCCCGCTTTGTAACAGATACCAAAGACACGGACAAAAACGAAAACAGATTTAGATTACAATATCAGTTAATATTTTAG
- a CDS encoding molybdenum ABC transporter substrate binding component yields MVLRGPEKWVTSFIPIVCTTWFMFLLIAFHHNVCADEKILIAAAANLNPVMDEICKGFEKAYPTIDVKVSYGSSGNFFAQIKQGAPFDIFFSADTTYPARLEEEGLAVKGEGKIYAFGSIVLWIPKNSALNPRKGLPVVLDQKVKKLAIANQRLAPYGMAAEEALRYYGLWEKVQDKLVFGESISQTAQFVQSGAADAGIIALSQAISPKMESDGDYWVISTESYNKLGQAYVVLQRGKDKPGVRKFLEFVQGKKGEKILSQHGYSLPK; encoded by the coding sequence ATGGTTTTGAGAGGGCCTGAAAAGTGGGTTACGAGTTTTATCCCGATAGTATGTACAACCTGGTTCATGTTTTTATTGATAGCTTTCCACCATAATGTTTGCGCAGATGAAAAAATCCTTATTGCGGCAGCAGCCAATCTGAACCCTGTTATGGATGAGATTTGTAAAGGATTTGAGAAGGCATACCCCACTATCGATGTAAAAGTATCATATGGTTCTTCCGGTAATTTTTTTGCTCAAATTAAACAGGGGGCGCCTTTTGATATATTTTTCTCAGCCGATACAACCTATCCGGCGCGTCTGGAAGAGGAGGGTTTGGCGGTAAAGGGGGAGGGAAAAATTTACGCCTTTGGAAGTATCGTGCTTTGGATACCGAAGAATTCTGCATTAAATCCCCGGAAGGGATTACCTGTCGTTTTAGACCAGAAAGTGAAAAAGCTGGCCATTGCAAATCAAAGACTAGCGCCCTATGGCATGGCAGCCGAGGAGGCGCTTCGATACTATGGATTATGGGAGAAGGTTCAGGATAAACTGGTCTTCGGGGAAAGTATCTCACAAACAGCACAATTCGTCCAGTCAGGTGCAGCAGACGCTGGAATTATTGCCCTGTCTCAGGCAATTTCACCAAAAATGGAAAGCGATGGAGACTATTGGGTCATATCCACTGAATCATATAATAAACTTGGGCAAGCTTATGTTGTCCTGCAAAGAGGCAAAGATAAGCCCGGTGTCAGGAAATTCCTGGAATTTGTGCAAGGGAAAAAAGGAGAAAAAATACTTTCTCAACACGGCTATTCACTTCCGAAGTAA
- a CDS encoding molybdenum ABC transporter permease component translates to MNFITPLLLTLKLSIVTMVLLFIIGIPLAYWLAFSTLRLKFIVESVIALPLVLPPTVLGFYLLMAIGRNSFIGYWYEGIFNKTLAFSFQGLVIGSFMYNLPFAIRPFQLAFTGVDKKLLEASWSLGRSKLYTFLFIIFPLSRQGVITGCILSFAHCVGEFGVVLMIGGNIPGITRVASVAIYDEVQALNYGTANIYAAILLAFSFVILAVVYFINRRFFMRMF, encoded by the coding sequence ATGAATTTTATAACACCACTCCTTTTGACTCTAAAGCTTTCCATCGTTACCATGGTTTTATTATTTATTATAGGTATCCCTCTTGCCTACTGGCTTGCCTTCTCAACGTTACGATTAAAGTTTATTGTGGAATCTGTAATAGCTTTACCTCTTGTCCTTCCACCCACAGTTTTGGGCTTTTATCTCCTTATGGCCATTGGAAGAAATAGTTTTATTGGGTATTGGTACGAAGGTATTTTTAATAAGACACTCGCCTTCTCCTTTCAAGGACTTGTTATAGGTTCATTCATGTATAATCTGCCCTTTGCAATACGGCCATTTCAATTGGCTTTTACAGGAGTGGATAAAAAATTACTTGAAGCTTCATGGAGTCTGGGCAGGTCTAAATTATATACCTTCCTCTTCATTATCTTTCCACTCTCCCGGCAAGGTGTTATAACAGGCTGCATACTCTCCTTTGCGCACTGTGTGGGTGAATTTGGGGTTGTTCTTATGATCGGAGGAAACATCCCGGGAATTACCAGAGTTGCATCGGTAGCTATCTACGATGAAGTACAGGCGCTGAATTACGGAACTGCAAATATCTATGCAGCCATTTTGCTGGCATTTTCATTTGTAATACTCGCGGTAGTATATTTTATCAATAGACGTTTTTTTATGCGCATGTTCTAA
- a CDS encoding molybdenum ABC transporter ATP-binding component — protein MLKICIEKTWREFKLKVDFEIPHEKVTALFGPSGSGKTSTLRFISGLEMADDGTITYGEEIWFHKIKRINIPLQQRSIGFLFQDYALFPHMTVEKNVAYGIRGKERLREVKELISLVGLSGYERYYPGQLSGGQKQRIALIRALARKPKILLLDEPLSALDLETRLRLQEDLKRIIQQFHTTTLFVTHDVTEVYKLADYVIVLESGRVVKQGTPEEIFMGKRLSTRIQIAGKVVGIESDPIIAAVTILHGDQYFKALVDTEEVHHLNLMIGDNVVIGAKSSDVILFKVLTKS, from the coding sequence TTGCTAAAAATTTGTATTGAGAAAACATGGAGAGAATTCAAACTCAAGGTAGATTTTGAGATCCCTCATGAAAAAGTAACAGCCTTATTTGGTCCTTCAGGGTCAGGTAAGACAAGTACCTTGCGTTTTATTTCAGGTTTGGAAATGGCCGACGACGGAACAATCACATATGGAGAAGAAATATGGTTTCATAAAATAAAAAGGATTAACATACCCCTGCAGCAGCGTTCTATAGGGTTTTTATTTCAGGACTATGCCTTATTTCCTCATATGACCGTGGAAAAGAACGTAGCATATGGAATAAGAGGGAAAGAAAGACTAAGAGAAGTAAAAGAACTCATATCGCTGGTAGGTCTATCCGGCTACGAACGTTATTATCCCGGCCAGCTATCCGGGGGGCAAAAACAGAGGATTGCCCTGATCAGGGCCTTGGCAAGAAAACCCAAAATCCTTCTCCTGGATGAACCACTTTCTGCTTTGGATCTGGAGACGCGATTACGATTGCAGGAAGATTTAAAGCGGATTATTCAACAATTTCATACAACGACACTGTTTGTAACTCACGATGTAACGGAGGTATATAAACTAGCCGACTATGTAATCGTGCTGGAATCAGGCAGGGTGGTTAAACAGGGAACGCCGGAAGAGATATTTATGGGAAAGAGGCTAAGCACCCGTATCCAGATCGCAGGAAAGGTAGTTGGTATAGAATCCGACCCTATCATCGCTGCTGTTACTATTCTCCATGGAGACCAGTATTTTAAGGCCCTCGTAGATACGGAAGAAGTACACCACTTGAACTTAATGATAGGAGATAATGTTGTAATCGGAGCCAAATCTTCTGACGTGATCTTATTTAAAGTCTTAACAAAATCTTAA
- a CDS encoding phosphate ABC transporter ATP-binding component, with protein sequence MEYDIDIKGQQKTKIKLENVSFYYGESQVIDAISMDFFERKVTAIIGPSGCGKSTLIKSVNRISEITTKVKIEGKVLLDHKNVYDRDVDLVDLRRRVGMVFQRPNPFPKSIYDNVAFGPRLRGISNRKQLHEIVEYSLTKAALWNEVKDRLNQSAIGLSGGQQQRLCIARALAVDPEVLLMDEPCSALDPIATARIEELIEDLKKFYTIVIVTHSMQQAARISDYTGFLLQGQLIEYNITTEIFTNPDKRATEDYITGRFG encoded by the coding sequence ATGGAATACGATATAGATATAAAAGGACAGCAAAAAACGAAGATAAAGCTGGAAAACGTATCCTTTTACTATGGGGAATCCCAGGTGATAGATGCTATCTCCATGGATTTTTTTGAGCGCAAGGTCACCGCCATTATAGGACCTTCGGGGTGTGGAAAATCAACCTTAATTAAATCGGTCAATCGTATTTCCGAAATTACTACTAAGGTAAAAATCGAAGGAAAGGTCTTGTTAGACCATAAAAATGTTTATGACAGGGATGTTGATCTCGTAGATCTGAGGCGGCGTGTTGGCATGGTATTCCAGAGGCCTAATCCTTTTCCTAAATCTATTTACGATAATGTGGCCTTTGGTCCGAGGCTTCGTGGAATAAGCAATAGGAAACAGTTACATGAGATTGTAGAATATAGTTTGACCAAGGCAGCCCTTTGGAATGAAGTTAAAGACCGGCTCAATCAGAGTGCAATTGGACTTTCCGGAGGACAACAGCAACGACTATGCATTGCACGGGCGTTGGCAGTTGATCCGGAAGTCTTGTTAATGGATGAACCGTGTTCCGCTCTTGATCCAATAGCAACAGCAAGGATTGAAGAACTTATTGAGGATTTAAAAAAGTTCTATACCATAGTAATCGTTACCCATAGCATGCAACAGGCCGCACGTATATCTGATTATACAGGATTTTTATTGCAAGGACAATTAATAGAGTATAATATAACCACTGAAATATTTACCAACCCTGACAAGAGGGCCACTGAAGACTATATCACGGGAAGATTCGGATAA
- a CDS encoding phosphate uptake regulator: MERHFDQQLGALRKNLIQMASCVETAIANAVKSLIERNSELASLVVQNDEQVDILELEIDKQCVDLLALRQPLAIDLRFITSSIKITNNLERMGDLAVNIAERVIPLNQEPQLKPLIDIPRMATITQTMVKDSIDAFVNRDTELARSVYERDSTVDALNDQIFRELLTYMIQDPANITRAVHLMLISRHLERIADHSTNIAEEVVYIVKAKVVKHRAHAFEEP; this comes from the coding sequence ATGGAAAGACATTTCGATCAACAATTAGGGGCATTGAGAAAGAACCTCATTCAGATGGCATCCTGCGTGGAGACTGCTATTGCCAACGCCGTGAAATCCCTGATTGAAAGGAATAGCGAGCTGGCTAGCCTTGTTGTGCAGAACGATGAACAGGTAGATATCTTAGAATTAGAGATTGATAAACAATGTGTGGATTTACTTGCATTGCGGCAGCCTCTGGCTATTGATCTCCGGTTTATTACCTCATCAATTAAGATTACCAATAACCTCGAACGTATGGGCGATCTTGCTGTCAATATTGCAGAACGCGTAATTCCTCTCAACCAGGAACCACAATTAAAACCGCTCATCGATATTCCAAGGATGGCTACTATTACTCAAACGATGGTTAAGGATAGTATCGATGCCTTTGTAAACCGGGATACAGAACTAGCGCGATCGGTATACGAGCGGGATTCTACGGTAGATGCCCTGAATGATCAGATTTTCCGTGAATTATTAACCTACATGATACAAGATCCTGCAAATATAACACGCGCCGTTCACTTAATGCTGATTTCCCGTCATCTCGAAAGAATTGCCGATCACTCTACCAATATTGCCGAAGAGGTGGTGTATATTGTTAAAGCAAAAGTTGTCAAACATCGGGCGCATGCCTTTGAAGAACCGTAA